One part of the Leclercia sp. LSNIH1 genome encodes these proteins:
- a CDS encoding GumC family protein produces the protein MKLSIVENGKKRESAIDIARFAREIKKNSWKIVLSGVIAGAIAWPLMSLMSSKYVSTATVLIKAQPDNVSPFQKVEGYDSTRNGYYETQNALMQSRVVLEQAIRTLKLDQNPAFNGEGSGSSATPANEQQRVDHALKTLQKDLTISNVRTTHLSTVSYESTSPQLAADIANGVAESFINYTLALKQQKTAKAREDNQQKLQELQQQMVQQKSALDSYLAKEGLLTFRGVDGFETEQMGIITNRLANATERRVAAESVYNEIRSGGSRGQVISLPSISNHAQIQDLRIALIQANSELSQLEKSYGPQHDKVIQARARISAIQAQTAMTLREQEAGIRQTYEAALADEKNYQKQLEEQKANFQKLSLKRDGYNDLKLALDKTEEMYKMAYQRTQELALPGSYSDADAEIYDPAVPAAQPAKPNKPLLMLMIVLLVMLFYVMYIMVKTATDKSVNSLSQMQKRLNLMPLGEIRRFKGVGGRSKIRDLMMSDPLNADVIHSMRTQIMLSSHPLQVITVTSAEGGEGRTLLANLLASSFSFDQKTLLIDMDFFNSDGLSGELGSLKAPGVAEVLRGDNATDNVLVKINDNLDFLPRGNTPVSALLLLSPERLKPLIDSLRSRYQRIIVDVAAVNQSQEVQLVNQVADGLIFVLKAGLNTADTTGPAIEKATHHHNVIIGGVLNQVVDKNLESKEGLRSLNYHTHELMNNTGRA, from the coding sequence ATGAAACTATCAATAGTGGAAAATGGCAAAAAGCGAGAAAGCGCTATCGATATCGCCAGATTTGCCAGAGAAATTAAAAAGAACTCCTGGAAAATCGTTCTCTCCGGCGTGATTGCCGGGGCGATTGCCTGGCCATTAATGAGTTTGATGTCATCGAAGTATGTTTCCACTGCCACGGTACTGATTAAAGCTCAGCCGGACAATGTTTCACCTTTCCAGAAAGTGGAAGGCTATGACTCCACCCGTAACGGGTACTACGAAACGCAAAACGCGCTGATGCAATCGCGCGTGGTGCTTGAGCAAGCCATTCGCACGCTAAAACTCGATCAAAACCCGGCGTTTAACGGTGAGGGGTCTGGCAGTAGCGCAACGCCTGCAAATGAACAGCAGCGGGTTGATCATGCCCTGAAAACGCTGCAGAAGGATCTGACGATCAGCAACGTGCGTACGACCCATTTGTCTACCGTCTCCTATGAATCCACCTCGCCACAGCTGGCGGCGGATATCGCCAATGGCGTGGCGGAGTCGTTTATTAATTACACTCTTGCGCTCAAGCAGCAAAAAACAGCGAAGGCGAGAGAAGATAACCAGCAGAAGCTGCAGGAACTCCAGCAGCAAATGGTGCAGCAAAAGAGTGCGCTGGATAGCTATCTGGCAAAAGAGGGGCTGCTAACCTTCCGTGGCGTTGATGGCTTTGAAACGGAGCAGATGGGCATTATCACCAACCGCCTGGCAAACGCGACCGAGCGCCGGGTAGCGGCGGAGTCTGTTTATAACGAAATCCGCTCCGGTGGCTCGCGGGGGCAGGTCATTTCGCTGCCATCTATCTCAAATCACGCCCAGATCCAGGATTTACGCATTGCCCTGATCCAGGCCAACAGCGAGCTTTCCCAACTGGAGAAATCCTACGGTCCCCAGCATGACAAAGTGATCCAGGCCCGGGCGCGTATCAGTGCCATTCAGGCGCAAACGGCGATGACGCTCAGGGAGCAGGAGGCAGGAATACGCCAGACCTACGAGGCGGCGCTGGCGGACGAAAAAAATTACCAGAAGCAGCTGGAAGAGCAGAAAGCGAACTTCCAGAAGCTCTCCCTGAAGCGTGACGGCTACAACGATCTCAAGCTGGCGCTGGATAAAACGGAAGAGATGTACAAGATGGCCTATCAGCGCACGCAGGAGCTGGCACTACCCGGCTCTTATTCCGATGCGGATGCGGAGATCTACGATCCTGCCGTGCCCGCAGCGCAGCCGGCTAAACCGAACAAGCCGCTGCTGATGCTGATGATTGTGCTGCTGGTGATGCTCTTCTACGTGATGTACATCATGGTGAAAACGGCCACGGACAAGTCGGTGAACAGCCTGAGCCAGATGCAAAAGCGGCTGAATCTGATGCCGCTGGGTGAGATCCGCCGCTTCAAGGGGGTGGGAGGACGCAGCAAAATCCGCGATCTGATGATGAGCGATCCGCTGAATGCGGACGTTATTCACAGTATGCGCACCCAGATCATGCTCAGCAGCCATCCGCTGCAGGTGATTACCGTGACGTCGGCGGAGGGTGGAGAGGGACGGACGCTGCTGGCGAATCTGCTGGCGAGCTCCTTCAGCTTCGACCAGAAAACGCTGCTAATCGATATGGACTTCTTTAACAGCGACGGGCTGTCGGGCGAGCTGGGCTCACTGAAGGCGCCAGGCGTGGCAGAAGTGCTGCGCGGCGACAACGCGACCGACAACGTGCTGGTGAAGATCAACGATAATCTCGATTTCCTGCCGCGCGGCAATACGCCGGTCTCGGCGCTGCTGCTGCTGTCGCCTGAACGGTTAAAACCGCTGATTGATTCTCTGCGTAGCCGCTACCAGCGCATCATTGTCGATGTCGCCGCCGTAAATCAGAGCCAGGAAGTGCAGCTGGTTAACCAGGTAGCGGACGGCCTGATCTTTGTCCTCAAAGCGGGTCTGAACACCGCCGACACCACTGGACCGGCGATTGAGAAAGCGACCCACCACCACAATGTGATTATCGGCGGCGTGCTGAACCAGGTCGTGGATAAAAATCTGGAGAGTAAAGAGGGACTGCGTTCACTTAACTACCATACGCATGAACTGATGAATAACACAGGCCGGGCATGA
- a CDS encoding lipopolysaccharide biosynthesis protein: MSLLKSASTIAGSSVISQLIGALSIWLISHKYDLGEVGLYALNYSIALIGAQVCTFASQLLIPRQQDDELAQNVVFCLLQSLTIAIPYAVLTGWLFHQNMLFLYLLTLSNTWVLVAENLSLRTANFRFLVVQRISVSVVVVVSVLLTHQVMAFYWMWAILMMALTSACILRAFDIRTVTLHHLWPSSNLAFLKKNIHHITKVGSAEVLAMANNNLPIMLINFWFSALTAGYFSVVSRFCLAPVVIVGNAVRNTIFSKWSIDFRNNVFNYEEYTKVRLLLLVLGVICTLGVFIFYPIVMNLGFSEEWIASVPTSRYMLPYLFPALAVCPLTVIELIFGSHRYFLRIQLEQLAIVVIAFLVVPYFYNDYATSIILFSILTFIRYAFIYLKVNKRADILKNGSVAS, translated from the coding sequence ATGAGTCTTCTCAAGAGCGCCTCCACGATCGCAGGGTCATCAGTTATTTCACAGCTGATTGGTGCCCTGTCGATCTGGCTCATTTCGCATAAGTACGATCTTGGCGAAGTGGGGCTCTACGCGCTCAACTACAGTATTGCCCTGATTGGGGCGCAGGTCTGCACCTTTGCCTCGCAGCTGTTGATCCCCAGACAACAGGATGACGAGCTGGCTCAGAATGTGGTGTTTTGTCTCCTGCAAAGCCTGACCATCGCCATTCCTTATGCGGTGCTGACGGGCTGGCTGTTTCACCAGAATATGCTCTTTCTTTACCTGCTCACGCTCTCGAATACCTGGGTGCTGGTCGCCGAGAACCTGTCGCTGCGTACGGCAAACTTTCGCTTTCTGGTGGTGCAACGCATCTCCGTCTCGGTGGTGGTGGTGGTCTCCGTGCTGCTCACCCACCAGGTGATGGCGTTTTACTGGATGTGGGCGATCCTGATGATGGCGCTGACCAGCGCCTGCATTCTGCGGGCGTTTGATATTCGCACCGTCACCCTGCATCACCTGTGGCCCTCCAGTAACCTGGCGTTCCTGAAAAAAAATATCCACCACATTACCAAAGTGGGCAGTGCCGAAGTGCTGGCGATGGCTAATAACAACCTGCCGATTATGCTCATCAACTTCTGGTTCTCGGCCTTAACGGCGGGCTATTTCTCGGTGGTGAGCCGCTTCTGTCTGGCCCCGGTGGTGATTGTCGGCAATGCGGTGCGGAACACCATTTTCTCGAAATGGTCGATAGATTTCAGAAACAACGTCTTCAACTACGAAGAGTACACGAAGGTCCGTCTGCTGCTGTTGGTGCTGGGGGTGATCTGCACGCTGGGGGTCTTCATCTTCTACCCGATTGTGATGAATCTGGGCTTCAGCGAGGAGTGGATCGCCTCCGTGCCGACCTCGCGCTATATGCTGCCCTACCTCTTCCCGGCGCTGGCGGTCTGTCCGCTGACGGTGATTGAACTGATTTTCGGCTCGCACCGCTACTTCCTGCGGATCCAGCTTGAACAACTGGCGATTGTGGTTATCGCGTTCCTCGTTGTGCCCTATTTTTACAATGACTATGCGACCTCCATCATCTTATTTTCGATTCTGACGTTCATTCGCTACGCCTTCATCTACCTGAAGGTGAATAAGCGCGCCGACATTCTGAAAAACGGGTCAGTGGCATCATGA
- a CDS encoding capsular biosynthesis protein, whose product MNLNTGHYLQTFTLLTLIFIGLVQYFTGELAVLWLPFFMTMLMAGFLVLQTRHEPVRLDAQEAIVLTLYLSFIVLAGISTLFQGGALITLIGFKNEIALSLVMLCLLLGFCRESQIYQVTRGLYWIFYIQFPVALYQLLFVVPQRVALHGEEEKWDSVVGTFGGDPMGGGNTAAMGLFCLLIMLLKVSEYKHGLTSFKNMALHIALGFVMCIIGEVKFVILLSPLLLGWVWLMPSWVKEASRVNLAVLLSILVAMVLLIGLAIVILAYSYTTAYGIDMSENPFTVFFGSLSYIFDPNFILPGGEIGRFTTLTFWLQHNDLSGLPGTLFGYGLNATNSGSFLSPGFLNQVYNLILDSTAMSMLLWEVGVVGTLIFIGLFVYILKVVQPEPLLSVDQIDKQDLQLLSFAPAFNVFAIACLLSLPYSQILMIVPMLQFLFYLSLGSSLIIRRTVRRYTGLY is encoded by the coding sequence ATGAATCTTAATACCGGACATTACTTACAAACCTTCACCCTGCTGACCCTCATCTTCATCGGGCTGGTGCAGTACTTCACCGGTGAGTTGGCGGTGCTGTGGCTCCCCTTCTTCATGACGATGCTGATGGCCGGTTTCCTCGTGCTGCAAACCCGCCATGAACCCGTGCGGCTGGATGCGCAGGAAGCGATTGTTCTGACGCTTTATCTCTCGTTTATCGTGCTGGCGGGGATTTCGACCCTGTTCCAGGGCGGGGCGCTGATTACCCTTATCGGGTTTAAGAATGAGATTGCGCTCTCGCTGGTGATGCTCTGCCTTCTGCTGGGCTTCTGCCGGGAATCGCAGATCTATCAGGTGACGCGCGGCCTGTACTGGATTTTTTATATCCAGTTCCCGGTTGCGCTCTACCAGCTCCTCTTTGTGGTGCCGCAGCGCGTGGCGTTACACGGCGAAGAGGAAAAATGGGACTCCGTGGTGGGGACGTTCGGTGGTGACCCGATGGGTGGCGGCAACACCGCGGCGATGGGGCTGTTCTGTCTGCTGATCATGCTGCTGAAGGTCTCGGAGTATAAGCATGGGCTGACCAGCTTTAAAAACATGGCGTTGCATATCGCGCTGGGGTTTGTGATGTGCATTATTGGTGAAGTGAAATTCGTGATCCTGCTGTCGCCGTTGCTGCTGGGCTGGGTGTGGCTTATGCCCTCCTGGGTCAAAGAGGCGAGTCGGGTGAATTTAGCCGTGCTGCTCTCCATTCTGGTGGCGATGGTGTTGTTAATCGGGCTGGCCATTGTCATTCTCGCCTACAGCTATACCACCGCTTATGGCATCGATATGTCGGAGAACCCGTTCACGGTTTTCTTTGGTTCACTCAGCTATATTTTCGACCCGAATTTCATCTTGCCAGGCGGGGAGATCGGGCGTTTTACTACTCTGACGTTCTGGCTCCAGCATAACGACCTGTCGGGGCTGCCGGGCACGCTGTTCGGCTACGGGCTGAATGCCACCAACAGCGGTAGCTTCCTCTCGCCAGGTTTCCTGAATCAGGTCTATAACCTGATCCTCGACAGTACCGCCATGAGTATGCTGCTCTGGGAAGTGGGCGTGGTGGGCACGCTTATATTTATTGGGCTATTTGTTTATATACTGAAAGTGGTTCAGCCTGAACCTCTGTTATCCGTTGACCAAATTGATAAACAAGATCTCCAGCTTCTGAGCTTTGCACCGGCATTTAATGTTTTTGCCATCGCCTGTCTGCTTAGTCTGCCCTACAGTCAGA